A region of the Synechococcus sp. PCC 7502 genome:
AAATTGAGAAGCTTTAAATAATGCAGGCATGGGTTATTCTTGGACTTCCTTAGCTAAATTAGCTTGACTATTAAACCAATTTTCTAAGTCATCGATTGATTTGAAATCTAGTAATTGCTCGGCGAGTTCTTCGATTTGAGTGACTTCTAGTTTTTGGAGGGCTAGGATATGGCGATCGCTTAACTTTCCAAACCGTCGGTTAAGTATTCTTAAAACAAGGGATAATTCACCTTCTTGGCGACCCTCTTGGCGACCCTCTTGACGGGCATCTTGATAAACTCTGGTTTGCTTGAGGTCACTAATGGTAAACATTGCTTCGATCTCCTGTCGTGATAGTTTTGGAAATTTATAAACTAATACTGTTTCAATTAATTTTAGTATTTCTGCTTGGGTATTGGCATTGACCGCTAATTGCTTTGCTAAATTTATGGCATTTATCGGTTTTGCAATTACAAGTTGAACCACCCCTAGGGCAAGGGATTCGGGATTTACTAATAATTCATCTAGGTAAATGGGAATGATTCTGCCACTGTCAAAAAATTCTTGATAGTGATGTAAACTTCCATAATCCAGGGTGCGTTGGGCAAATATGGCTACAGCCTTCCACTGATTTGGAGGTTTGTACTGCCTTAAATATAAGCAGATTTCTGCCATTAAATCCCAGTAAAAATCTGATTTATGCTGGAATTGCACCTCAACAAAGTAAATCGGTTTTGCTTGTAGAGTATCGGGCGGTGTGAAAATCCCATCAAACCGAAAGGCTTTTTCTTTAACTTCTACGGATTCAAATTTATATCCCACGGCATTTTCAATTGGTTCACCTATTAGCTCAAACAATAAGGTGTCAAAGGTTTGAAATAATTGGTAAAAAATAGTATCTGTACGCATGAGTCTAGTTAAGCGGGTGGGGCGATCTTTGCTTTAAGATAAATTCGGCGATCGCTAAATCTTGAGGGGTAGTAA
Encoded here:
- a CDS encoding Rpn family recombination-promoting nuclease/putative transposase; this translates as MRTDTIFYQLFQTFDTLLFELIGEPIENAVGYKFESVEVKEKAFRFDGIFTPPDTLQAKPIYFVEVQFQHKSDFYWDLMAEICLYLRQYKPPNQWKAVAIFAQRTLDYGSLHHYQEFFDSGRIIPIYLDELLVNPESLALGVVQLVIAKPINAINLAKQLAVNANTQAEILKLIETVLVYKFPKLSRQEIEAMFTISDLKQTRVYQDARQEGRQEGRQEGELSLVLRILNRRFGKLSDRHILALQKLEVTQIEELAEQLLDFKSIDDLENWFNSQANLAKEVQE